A DNA window from Calliphora vicina chromosome 1, idCalVici1.1, whole genome shotgun sequence contains the following coding sequences:
- the LOC135949501 gene encoding arrestin domain-containing protein 17-like, giving the protein MPSTCEFYLSNHDGIYHSGDTVSCTIVLNTTKPKDVKEITITLLGQAYVKWTERERHGQTQTCVDYTAKEPYLDNTVTVSREGTLPAGFHTYKYDIVIPPESRASYEGPDGHIRYELTLKLTRPYRSNNEFTKVLTVISKRDLNLNPVLRLPIENEEILTSFWCCGTGIINTKLKIPFGGYAIDQFVDYSVHVQNESKADINSYTIQFIRKITFTSHKPKLKTRDEETTLFKKQHGVKCLRYTNRIFDGSFPIYDTPASTVGETIISVQYLLKVTLNMTCSNADTISIPIFVADIPFKERLVAAEPLETDPLTVPTVEEQLSWISSAR; this is encoded by the exons atgccTTCAACATGCGAATTTTATTTGAGCAATCACGATGGGATTTACCACAGTGGAGACACTGTTAGTTGTACGATTGTTTTGAATACTACCAAGCCCAAGGATGTAAAAG aAATAACTATCACTTTGCTTGGACAGGCATATGTAAAATGGACTGAACGTGAACGACACGGACAAACACAAACTTGCGTAGATTATACAGCTAAAGAACCGTACCTGGACAACACGGTAACAGTAAGTCGCGAAGGAACGCTCCCTGCAGGAtttcatacatataaatatgatATAGTTATACCTCCAGAAAGTCGAGCCTCCTATGAGGGTCCCGATGGTCACATACGCTATGAACTTACACTTAAACTAACAAGACCTTATCGATCCAATAATGAATTTACTAAAGTACTGACTGTAATTAGTAAAcgagatttaaatttaaacccaGTTTTAAGG CTACCTATTGAAAATGAGGAAATCTTAACCTCATTTTGGTGTTGCGGCACGGGTATAATTAATACCAAACTTAAAATACCCTTTGGTGGCTATGCCATCGATCAGTTTGTCGACTACTCTGTCCATGTACAAAATGAATCAAAGGCCGATATTAATAGTTATACCATACAATTTATTCGTAAAATAACCTTTACTTCCCATAAACCCAAACTCAAGACACGGGACGAGGAgacaactttatttaaaaagcaaCATGGTGTTAAATGTTTACGTTACACTAACCGTATTTTTGATGGCAGCTTTCCTATATACGATACGCCTGCCTCCACAGTGGGTGAAACTATAATAAGTGTTCAATATTTACTAAAGGTGACCTTAAATATGACTTGTAGTAATGCTGACACTATAAGCATTCCAATATTTGTTGCTGATATACCATTCAAAGAGCGTTTGGTAGCAGCAGAACCTTTGGAAACTGATCCTCTTACTGTACCTACAGTTGAAGAGCAGTTATCTTGGATTAG TAGTGCTCGCTGa
- the LOC135948834 gene encoding uncharacterized protein LOC135948834, with protein MVPRKKYTEGNRTTPKMVCRVCLKDHPLRFCKKFLKEDYKERMGLVSFYKYCAGCLSHDHTWRTCESTGKCKHCGDMHNTLLHKPNSRPRPSGQNDGKRVKRLRQESKAKGPSSSRISAKGPSSSRVTSNRPSSSKGNGKERPSTSRALVPATSRRVPNDSNEEPSTSRNLPSYQINGNIILKPTAIIKIITKNRYILERALIDPTAECSVISHEVVRRLDAKTIRIGKSERCLIKIRGNYGINTTIETYAQVLHNYSTVTPKESIQENIRDEFPGLQLADPQFHVSAKAHINLGGDVFPRIIRNGVAGGSFGKPLAQFSIFGYIISGLCSK; from the coding sequence ATGGTACCCCGCAAGAAGTACACTGAAGGTAATCGTACCACCCCTAAAATGGTTTGTAGAGTTTGCCTGAAGGATCATCCCTTACGtttctgtaaaaaatttttgaaggaAGACTATAAGGAACGTATGGGTCTTGTctccttttataaatattgtgcTGGGTGCTTGAGCCACGACCATACATGGCGCACATGCGAAAGCACTGGGAAGTGCAAACATTGTGGTGACATGCATAATACTTTGTTGCATAAACCTAACTCCCGACCTCGTCCGTCGGGCCAGAACGATGGCAAACGTGTTAAACGTTTACGGCAGGAATCTAAAGCAAAGGGACCTAGTTCGTCCCGAATCTCTGCCAAGGGACCTAGTTCGTCCCGAGTTACTTCCAATAGACCTAGTTCGTCTAAAGGCAATGGGAAGGAGAGACCTAGTACGTCTCGAGCTCTGGTTCCGGCTACATCGAGAAGAGTCCCAAACGACTCGAATGAAGAACCAAGTACATCAAGAAATTTACCATCATACCAAATTAATGGCAATATAATTTTGAAGCCGACCGCgataatcaaaataattacCAAGAACAGATACATTTTAGAACGGGCCTTAATCGATCCAACTGCTGAATGTTCTGTTATATCGCACGAAGTTGTTAGGCGCTTAGATGCTAAAACCATAAGAATTGGCAAATCAGAAAGATGTCTTATAAAGATTCGAGGAAATTATGGAATCAACACCACAATTGAAACATATGCTCAAGTTCTTCATAATTACAGCACGGTGACTCCAAAGGAGTCTATTCAAGAAAATATTCGTGACGAATTTCCTGGGCTACAACTAGCAGATCCTCAATTTCATGTTTCGGCAAAGGCGCATATTAATTTAGGAGGTGACGTTTTCCCCAGGATAATTCGAAATGGTGTCGCAGGTGGATCTTTTGGCAAACCATTGGCGCAATTTTCCATATTTGGATATATTATCTCTGGATTATGTTCAAAATGA